A single Phoenix dactylifera cultivar Barhee BC4 chromosome 1, palm_55x_up_171113_PBpolish2nd_filt_p, whole genome shotgun sequence DNA region contains:
- the LOC120104241 gene encoding probable receptor-like protein kinase At1g80640, whose amino-acid sequence MQITLKHHNHHLDKVLVLPIILASVALAIILLSICCGWTFQRKSHQNSDSEDIRPSGKMVGKKGLLPMIHYTLLEAASNQFSEFSGVSGYLYKAHFDEGITALVKKLNGRKQEYEREFENEIDLLSIICHPNIISLVGYCVHAGTRFLVYEMMENGTLETQLHGPSRGSALSWHIRMKIAVDTAKGLEFLHEHCNPPIIHGDLKSSSILLDSEFNVKISDFGLAVAAGSQNKANLQRSGALGYVAPECLLNGELTEKSDVYAFGVILLELLMGRKPVEKPTPSQCQSIVTWAVPQLADRLQLPSIVDPVIRNTMELKHLCQVAAIAALCVQPEPGYRPLMTDVLHSLIPLVPIELGGTTRVMEPLACANKESCVI is encoded by the exons ATGCAGATAACACTAAAGCATCATAATCACCATTTAGACAAAGTGTTAGTTTTGCCGATCATCCTGGCTTCTGTTgcacttgctatcatcttgctATCGATATGCTGTGGCTGGACCTTTCAGCGTAAAAGTCATCAAAATTCGGATTCGGAGGACATTCGACCATCAG GAAAGATGGTGGGCAAGAAAGGATTGCTTCCCATGATTCATTACACCTTGTTAGAAGCTGCTAGTAACCAGTTTTCTGAGTTTAGTGGAGTATCTGGATACCTGTATAAAGCTCACTTTGATGAAGGCATTACTGCTCTCGTGAAGAAGTTAAATGGTCGCAAGCAGGAGTATGAAAGAGAGTTTGAG AATGAGATAGATCTGCTGAGTATAATATGCCATCCAAATATAATCTCTCTTGTGGGTTATTGTGTTCATGCGGGGACTCGGTTCCTTGTCTATGAGATGATGGAAAATGGAACTCTGGAGACACAGTTGCACG GACCTTCTCGTGGGTCAGCGTTATCCTGGCACATTCGTATGAAAATTGCAGTTGATACTGCAAA aggattagaatttcttcatGAGCACTGCAACCCGCCAATTATTCATGGAGATCTAAAATCATCTAGTATTCTTCTAGATTCTGAGTTTAATGTGAAG ATTTCTGACTTTGGCCTTGCGGTAGCTGCTGGTAGTCAAAACAAAGCTAACCTCCAGCGTTCAGGTGCTCTGGGTTATGTTGCTCCAGAGTGCCTCTTAAATG GGGAACTCACCGAGAAAAGCGATGTTTATGCTTTTGGAGTGATCCTTTTGGAGCTCCTGATGGGAAGAAAACCAGTGGAGAAACCAACACCATCTCAATGCCAATCTATTGTCACTTGG GCCGTTCCTCAGCTCGCTGACAGATTACAGCTTCCAAGCATAGTGGATCCTGTGATCAGGAACACTATGGAGCTAAAACATTTATGCCAG GTTGCAGCGATTGCTGCTTTATGTGTCCAACCAGAACCTGGTTACAGGCCACTGATGACAGATGTCCTGCATTCTCTCATTCCTCTTGTGCCGATAGAACTCGGAGGCACGACGAGAGTTATGGAGCCATTAGCCTGTGCAAACAAGGAATCCTGTGTCATTTGA
- the LOC120110155 gene encoding ras-associated and pleckstrin homology domains-containing protein 1-like — protein sequence MGTAVLRSHDCLKGRLHLEAFGSRPPPPVKPSRKKPPRSSPSPSTSPPPPPPKDGRSHQTRPARPSPPPQPTNHTRPNPPRSVRKTGFPGKENAGDTQIRPRRPLVMEEVTILKRGDELKAFGPPAEDRRSDGDESLLCSTNRLGPDPEILPKKIGFADLGSVYAGPAFFASPSPSSLPFPASFLKKVGGEAITSDEATRSLRCLLRLDNLA from the coding sequence ATGGGTACGGCGGTTCTCCGATCCCACGATTGCCTGAAAGGCCGCCTCCATCTGGAGGCCTTCGGATCCCGTCCCCCGCCGCCGGTAAAACCCTCGCGGAAGAAACCCCCAcgttcctccccctccccctcgacCTCCCCGCCTCCTCCACCGCCGAAGGATGGCCGGAGTCACCAGACGCGGCCAGCCCGGCCGTCGCCGCCTCCACAGCCGACGAATCACACACGACCCAACCCCCCGCGGTCCGTCCGGAAGACAGGGTTCCCTGGCAAGGAGAACGCTGGCGACACCCAGATCCGGCCGCGTAGGCCCCTCGTCATGGAGGAGGTCACGATCCTGAAACGCGGGGACGAACTGAAGGCTTTCGGGCCCCCGGCCGAGGATCGGCGGTCGGACGGCGATGAATCGCTCCTCTGCTCGACTAATCGGCTGGGCCCCGACCCGGAGATCCTCCCGAAGAAGATCGGGTTCGCCGATCTGGGGTCCGTGTATGCCGGGCCGGCCTTCTTCGCATCCCCGTCCCCGAGCTCGCTCCCTTTCCCGGCTTCCTTCCTGAAAAAGGTCGGCGGTGAGGCGATCACGAGCGATGAGGCCACGAGGAGCCTCCGGTGTCTGCTGCGGCTCGATAATCTCGCTTGA
- the LOC103703660 gene encoding sugar transport protein 7 — translation MAGGGGAPAGVKKERAEQYKGRVTPFVVFACLVAAIGGSIFGYDVGISGGVTSMDPFLKQFFPVVYRKKNLESENNYCKYNNQKLAAFTSSLYLAGLAASFVASPVTRKYGRRASILCGGISFLVGASLNAGAVNMAMLLLGRIMLGVGIGFVDQAVPLYLSEMAPAHLRGGLNMLFQLATTLGIFSANMVNYGTEKIRPWGWRLSLGLVGVPALAMTIGGCFLPETPNSLIEQGHVHEGRRVLEKIRGTEQVDAEFEDIVEASELANSIEHPFRNILKRRNRPQLVMAIFMPAFQILTGINSILFYAPVLFRSMGFGGNASLYSSVMTGAVLAASTLVSIATVDRWGRRALLIGGGIQMVLCQVIVAIILGLKFGDEKQLPKDFSIVVVVLFCLFVAAFGWSWGPLGWTVPSEIFPLETRSAGQSITVAVNLFFTFAIAQSFLTLLCSFKFGIFLFFAGWITIMTVFVYFFVPETKGVPIEEMILLWRKHWFWKRMVPPIEGGEFAAELSDIREFM, via the exons GTGGAGTGACATCCATGGACCCATTTCTCAAGCAGTTCTTCCCAGTAGTCTACAGGAAGAAGAACCTGGAATCCGAGAACAATTACTGCAAGTATAATAACCAGAAGCTCGCTGCCTTCACGTCTTCTCTCTACCTTGCCGGCCTCGCCGCATCCTTTGTAGCCTCTCCAGTGACCAGAAAGTATGGGCGCAGAGCGAGCATTCTTTGTGGCGGCATTAGTTTCCTCGTCGGGGCTTCCCTTAATGCAGGTGCTGTCAACATGGCAATGCTGCTTCTGGGCCGCATCATGCTTGGCGTCGGAATTGGCTTCGTAGATCAG GCTGTTCCTCTGTACCTCTCCGAAATGGCACCAGCCCACCTTCGTGGCGGCCTCAACATGTTGTTCCAACTGGCGACCACCCTTGGCATCTTCTCAGCCAACATGGTCAACTACGGAACCGAGAAGATCAGGCCATGGGGATGGAGGCTCTCCCTTGGCCTCGTTGGTGTCCCTGCACTTGCAATGACGATAGGAGGCTGCTTCCTCCCTGAAACTCCAAACAGCCTCATCGAACAAGGGCACGTCCACGAAGGGCGGCGTGTCTTAGAGAAGATCAGAGGCACCGAACAAGTGGATGCGGAGTTCGAGGACATCGTCGAGGCCAGCGAGCTAGCAAATTCCATCGAACATCCCTTCAGGAACATCCTGAAGCGAAGAAACCGGCCGCAGTTGGTCATGGCCATCTTCATGCCAGCTTTCCAAATACTCACAGGCATCAACTCCATACTCTTCTATGCACCGGTGCTGTTCCGGAGCATGGGCTTCGGAGGAAATGCTTCGCTCTACTCGTCGGTCATGACCGGTGCAGTGCTCGCAGCCTCAACACTGGTCTCCATTGCAACAGTGGACAGGTGGGGGAGGAGAGCTCTGCTAATTGGTGGGGGAATTCAGATGGTCTTATGCCAG GTCATCGTGGCGATCATACTAGGCCTCAAGTTTGGCGATGAGAAGCAGCTTCCCAAGGACTTCTCGATCGTTGTGGTGGTGCTCTTCTGCCTCTTTGTGGCCGCGTTCGGGTGGTCTTGGGGACCCCTGGGGTGGACCGTGCCCAGCGAAATATTCCCACTGGAAACGCGTTCGGCGGGGCAGAGCATCACGGTGGCCGTCAACCTTTTCTTCACGTTTGCCATCGCCCAGTCCTTTCTCACACTCCTGTGCTCCTTCAAGTTTGggatcttcctcttcttcgccgGGTGGATCACCATCATGACCGTCTTTGTCTACTTCTTCGTTCCGGAGACCAAAGGGGTGCCCATCGAGGAGATGATACTGCTCTGGAGGAAGCACTGGTTCTGGAAGAGGATGGTGCCGCCGATTGAGGGTGGGGAGTTTGCAGCAGAACTATCCGATATCAGGGAGTTCATGTGA